A region from the Lysobacter antibioticus genome encodes:
- a CDS encoding cytochrome c oxidase assembly factor Coa1 family protein produces the protein MNASLPAAPYRKPWVQRHWILTLLLALGVLFTLSVAIGAWMTYSVMDSMRYTPPFIEAMERARANPQVKAALGEPLEDRFVLGAVEPKDQGVAKLFIFVQGPKGKGDVQIEAVNEQGAWRYEVMRVNLDANKTSIDLL, from the coding sequence ATGAATGCCTCCCTCCCCGCCGCGCCCTACCGCAAGCCCTGGGTACAACGTCACTGGATCCTGACCCTGCTGCTGGCCCTGGGCGTGTTGTTCACGCTGAGCGTGGCGATCGGCGCATGGATGACGTATTCGGTCATGGATTCGATGAGGTACACCCCGCCCTTCATCGAGGCGATGGAACGGGCCCGTGCGAATCCCCAGGTGAAAGCCGCGCTCGGCGAACCGCTCGAGGACAGGTTCGTGCTCGGCGCGGTCGAGCCGAAGGACCAGGGCGTGGCCAAACTGTTCATCTTCGTGCAAGGCCCGAAGGGCAAGGGCGATGTGCAGATCGAAGCCGTCAACGAGCAGGGCGCCTGGCGCTATGAGGTGATGCGCGTGAACCTCGACGCGAACAAGACCTCGATCGATCTGCTGTGA
- a CDS encoding DUF885 domain-containing protein: protein MKPLVLAVALALSAPTLAFAGNAPQAAAKPVPASGATPAPQAAAKPVPAWVAQSNEYAKILIQAQGQFAPEQMSFFGVPGYDDKVSDLKPEVGKRFRAAMAEAKRGLQAKLEVERNADVRQDLQIMIQAAEDNIEGSALNERLVLPWFDAPQTVFSGMQALLSDQAPAERRASALARLNAYVGLAPGSEPLTVLARQRYEERLADTNLLQPTKLEVEQALGNVDTYAAGIRKLFEKYKIQGAEPALKAMETQLREYGQWTRSTVRPKARSDARLPPELYAYSLKQFGIDVDPQLLIRRAQVEFMETRAAMAQLAPLVAQAKGLKVADPQDYVQVMRALKRDTIPNDQLEPRYRKVIDAIDPIIRKQQIVDVPQRPMVMRLGSEAESAAQPAPHFLPAPLVGNTGQQGQFVLPLSVPSPDGKALQYDDFNYESVAWTLSAHEGRPGHELQFTAMVERGISLARSMFAFNSVNVEGWALYAEAEMVPYEPLDGQLIALQFRLLRAARAILDPMLNLGLTDRTSAGRVLSEQVGLSEAMTKQELDRYMFRAPGQAGSYFYGYSRILELRMETELALGDRFDRLKFNNYLLDQGLLPPDLLGKAVREDFVPAQKGKR, encoded by the coding sequence ATGAAGCCGCTCGTTCTCGCCGTCGCCCTGGCGCTGTCCGCGCCCACTCTCGCCTTCGCCGGCAACGCCCCGCAGGCCGCGGCCAAGCCGGTGCCGGCCTCCGGCGCTACCCCGGCGCCGCAAGCCGCGGCCAAGCCGGTCCCGGCCTGGGTCGCGCAGAGCAACGAATACGCCAAGATCCTGATCCAGGCCCAGGGACAATTCGCGCCCGAGCAGATGTCGTTCTTCGGCGTGCCCGGCTACGACGACAAGGTCAGCGATCTCAAGCCCGAGGTCGGCAAGCGTTTCCGCGCGGCGATGGCCGAGGCCAAACGCGGGCTGCAGGCCAAGCTCGAAGTCGAGCGCAACGCCGACGTGCGTCAGGACCTGCAGATCATGATCCAGGCCGCCGAGGACAACATCGAAGGCAGCGCGCTCAACGAACGCTTGGTGCTGCCGTGGTTCGATGCGCCGCAGACGGTGTTCTCGGGCATGCAGGCGCTGTTGTCCGACCAGGCCCCGGCGGAGCGCCGCGCCAGCGCGCTCGCGCGCCTGAACGCCTATGTCGGCCTGGCCCCGGGCAGCGAGCCGCTGACCGTGCTCGCGCGCCAGCGCTACGAAGAACGTCTCGCCGATACCAATCTGCTGCAACCGACCAAGCTCGAAGTCGAACAGGCGCTCGGCAACGTCGACACCTATGCCGCCGGCATCCGCAAGCTGTTCGAGAAATACAAGATCCAAGGCGCCGAGCCGGCGCTGAAGGCGATGGAAACCCAACTGCGCGAATACGGCCAGTGGACCCGCAGCACGGTGCGGCCCAAGGCGCGTAGCGATGCGCGCCTGCCGCCGGAGCTGTACGCCTACTCGCTCAAGCAGTTCGGCATCGACGTCGATCCGCAACTGCTGATCCGCCGTGCCCAGGTCGAGTTCATGGAAACGCGCGCGGCGATGGCCCAGCTCGCGCCCTTGGTCGCGCAGGCCAAGGGCCTGAAGGTCGCCGACCCGCAGGACTACGTGCAGGTGATGCGCGCGCTCAAGCGCGACACCATCCCCAACGATCAACTCGAACCGCGCTACCGCAAGGTCATCGACGCGATCGACCCGATCATCCGCAAGCAGCAGATCGTCGATGTGCCGCAGCGCCCGATGGTGATGCGCCTGGGCAGCGAGGCCGAATCGGCGGCGCAGCCGGCGCCGCACTTCCTGCCGGCGCCGCTGGTCGGCAACACCGGCCAGCAAGGCCAGTTCGTGCTGCCGCTGTCGGTGCCCAGCCCGGACGGCAAGGCCCTGCAGTACGACGACTTCAACTACGAGTCGGTGGCCTGGACCCTGTCCGCACACGAAGGCCGGCCGGGCCACGAACTGCAGTTCACCGCGATGGTCGAACGCGGCATCTCGCTGGCGCGTTCGATGTTCGCCTTCAACTCGGTCAACGTCGAAGGCTGGGCGCTGTACGCCGAAGCCGAGATGGTGCCGTACGAGCCGCTCGACGGGCAGCTGATCGCGCTGCAGTTCCGCCTGCTGCGCGCGGCGCGCGCGATCCTCGACCCGATGCTCAACCTCGGCCTCACCGACCGCACCAGCGCCGGCCGCGTGCTGTCCGAGCAGGTCGGCCTGTCGGAGGCGATGACCAAGCAGGAACTCGACCGCTACATGTTCAGGGCCCCGGGCCAGGCCGGCAGCTATTTCTACGGCTACAGCCGCATCCTGGAACTGCGCATGGAAACCGAACTGGCGCTCGGCGATCGCTTCGACCGGCTCAAGTTCAACAACTACCTGCTCGACCAGGGCCTGCTGCCGCCGGACCTGCTCGGCAAGGCGGTGCGCGAGGACTTCGTGCCGGCGCAGAAGGGCAAGCGCTGA
- a CDS encoding serine hydrolase, translating to MRSKRSMRGIAVSGVAVMMLAGSLWAQSPPPAEAATGASPRPDQPQAVTREPTQAPAKPAPTPVPTPLPVPTPAKPAAASASASAFPATTRALPLSSAAPAIDAGQAAPASTGTALPTRASPVPSKVPAKTPVVADTDAAAIAVKAAPAKPAAANKPAQPVAAAAANANAPASFAPLPPPLPEAIADDVDPAPVAQATAVAGYPVETSLARDNEASSEILVEPGAVAPIPMLSAPDLEAYVDGLVPLAIARGGLAGAVVVVVRDGQVLLAKGYGYADVEKRKPMDAARTLVRPGSISKLFVWTAAMQLVEQGKLDLDADVNRYLDFKIRDYAGQPATMRQLMTHSAGFEESAKHLFAADESRLLPLDRYLKQVQPERVYAPGKVPAYSNYGAALAAYVVQRISKQAFDDYIEANVLVPLRMRQSSFRQPLPKGLAGDMAKSYSSADGAPIPFELVNPAPAGSLSATGLDMARFMIAQLDERGAGATTILQPHSLQTLHAAASRPIPGLDAMALGFFRRDTRGPVVIGHGGATEAFQSNLVLLPAHGLGLFVSADGPGSAGRALHRDLIKGVIQRYFPVRGAQQPTLPTARLHAEQLVGRYENSRASSSNFLAIARLLGSAKIGVNDDDTLSVSAFRTPDGRPKRWREVEPYVWREVGGDSLLAAKLVGNEVIAVSSDDVPAAMWLQPVPDWRSPGWMLPLLCLVLAVQALALLLWPVAALVRRHFQRPLVLAERDRRLRLLSFLGLIGNLVLVLLWLWIITRIDASVRMLDGALDPWIRVAQLLGLASMATAVVAVLNARAVWRSSPQRLRRVCAIAVAAACVAMVWYVLALRTLSWSLVY from the coding sequence ATGAGGTCCAAGCGTTCGATGCGCGGCATCGCGGTGTCCGGCGTCGCGGTGATGATGTTGGCCGGTTCCCTGTGGGCGCAGTCGCCGCCGCCGGCCGAGGCCGCGACCGGCGCCTCGCCTCGACCGGACCAGCCCCAGGCGGTCACGCGGGAGCCAACCCAGGCACCGGCCAAACCCGCGCCGACTCCGGTGCCCACGCCCCTGCCCGTGCCGACCCCGGCCAAGCCGGCCGCGGCGTCGGCGTCGGCGTCGGCGTTTCCGGCCACCACCCGCGCCTTGCCGCTGTCGAGCGCGGCGCCCGCGATCGACGCCGGGCAAGCTGCGCCCGCAAGCACGGGCACGGCCCTGCCTACGCGCGCTTCGCCGGTGCCTTCGAAGGTGCCGGCGAAGACGCCGGTCGTCGCCGACACCGATGCGGCGGCCATTGCAGTGAAGGCGGCGCCGGCCAAGCCGGCCGCCGCAAACAAACCGGCGCAGCCGGTCGCGGCCGCCGCAGCGAACGCGAACGCACCGGCCAGCTTCGCGCCCTTGCCTCCGCCCTTGCCGGAAGCGATCGCCGATGACGTGGATCCGGCGCCGGTGGCGCAGGCGACGGCTGTCGCCGGCTACCCGGTCGAAACCTCGCTCGCTCGCGATAACGAGGCATCGAGCGAAATCCTGGTCGAGCCCGGCGCGGTCGCACCGATCCCGATGCTGAGCGCGCCGGATCTGGAGGCCTACGTCGACGGCCTGGTGCCGCTGGCGATCGCGCGCGGCGGACTCGCCGGCGCGGTCGTGGTGGTGGTCCGCGACGGCCAGGTGTTGTTGGCGAAAGGCTATGGCTACGCCGACGTGGAAAAGCGCAAACCGATGGACGCCGCGCGCACCCTGGTGCGTCCGGGCTCGATCTCGAAATTGTTCGTCTGGACCGCGGCGATGCAGTTGGTCGAGCAGGGCAAGCTCGACCTCGACGCCGACGTCAACCGCTACCTCGATTTCAAGATCCGCGACTACGCCGGCCAGCCGGCGACGATGCGCCAACTGATGACCCACAGCGCCGGTTTCGAGGAATCGGCCAAGCATCTGTTCGCCGCCGACGAATCGCGCCTGCTGCCGCTCGATCGCTATCTGAAACAAGTGCAGCCCGAGCGCGTGTATGCGCCCGGCAAGGTGCCGGCGTATTCCAATTACGGCGCCGCGCTCGCCGCTTACGTCGTCCAGCGCATCAGCAAGCAAGCTTTCGACGACTACATCGAAGCCAACGTGCTCGTGCCGCTGCGCATGCGCCAGTCGAGCTTCCGCCAACCGCTGCCGAAGGGCCTCGCCGGCGACATGGCCAAGAGCTACAGCAGCGCAGACGGCGCACCGATTCCGTTCGAACTGGTCAACCCGGCGCCGGCCGGCAGTCTGTCGGCGACCGGCCTGGACATGGCGCGTTTCATGATCGCGCAGCTCGACGAGCGCGGTGCCGGCGCGACGACGATCCTGCAGCCGCACAGCCTGCAGACCCTGCATGCGGCGGCGTCGCGGCCGATCCCGGGCCTGGATGCGATGGCGCTGGGGTTCTTCCGTCGCGACACCCGCGGGCCGGTGGTGATCGGCCACGGCGGCGCGACCGAAGCCTTCCAGAGCAATCTGGTGTTGCTGCCGGCGCACGGGCTCGGCCTGTTCGTGTCCGCCGACGGCCCCGGCAGCGCCGGGCGCGCGTTGCATCGCGACCTGATCAAGGGCGTGATCCAGCGCTATTTCCCGGTGCGCGGGGCGCAGCAGCCGACCCTGCCGACGGCGCGCCTGCACGCCGAGCAGCTCGTCGGCCGCTACGAGAACAGCCGCGCCTCGAGCAGCAACTTCCTCGCCATCGCGCGCCTGCTAGGCAGCGCCAAGATCGGCGTCAACGACGACGACACCCTGAGCGTGTCGGCGTTCCGCACGCCCGATGGCCGGCCCAAGCGTTGGCGCGAAGTCGAACCCTATGTGTGGCGCGAGGTCGGCGGCGACAGCCTGCTCGCGGCCAAGCTGGTCGGCAACGAAGTGATCGCGGTCAGCAGCGACGACGTGCCCGCGGCGATGTGGCTGCAGCCGGTGCCGGACTGGCGTTCGCCGGGCTGGATGCTGCCGTTGCTGTGCCTCGTGCTCGCGGTGCAGGCGTTGGCGTTGCTGCTGTGGCCGGTAGCGGCCCTGGTGCGCCGCCACTTCCAGCGGCCATTGGTACTGGCCGAACGCGATCGCCGCCTGCGCCTGCTGAGTTTCCTCGGCCTGATCGGTAATCTCGTTCTGGTCCTGCTGTGGCTGTGGATCATCACCCGCATCGACGCGTCGGTGCGCATGCTCGACGGCGCGCTCGATCCGTGGATCCGCGTCGCCCAGCTGTTGGGGCTGGCGAGCATGGCGACCGCGGTGGTCGCGGTACTCAACGCCCGCGCGGTGTGGCGTTCCTCGCCGCAGCGTTTGCGCCGCGTGTGCGCGATCGCGGTCGCCGCGGCCTGCGTGGCGATGGTCTGGTACGTACTCGCGCTGCGGACCCTGAGCTGGTCGCTGGTGTATTGA
- a CDS encoding helix-turn-helix domain-containing protein, which yields MPAKRSQNVTTAAPAVPNPGIALRMLRRQRGWTLAEIGARTGLPISTLSKIENGKMSLSFDKLTRIAQGLEVDIGELFSSPPAGVNENFSGRRSITRAGEGYAIRTEHYHHFYPASELLNKRLVPIIAEVHARSLEEFGDLIRHTGEEFALVLEGTVELHSELYAPARLDVGDSIYFDSAMGHAYIAASASPCRVLAVCSGNEAHLREALSRKIASEPIRVSAARPPKTRRSASL from the coding sequence ATGCCCGCCAAGCGCAGCCAGAACGTAACCACGGCCGCACCCGCGGTCCCGAATCCCGGGATCGCGTTGCGGATGCTGCGTCGTCAGCGGGGCTGGACCCTGGCCGAGATCGGCGCGCGCACCGGCCTGCCGATCTCGACCTTGTCGAAGATCGAGAACGGCAAGATGTCGCTGAGTTTCGACAAGCTCACGCGCATCGCCCAAGGCCTGGAAGTCGACATCGGCGAGTTGTTCTCGTCGCCGCCGGCGGGCGTCAACGAAAACTTCAGCGGACGCCGCAGCATCACCCGCGCCGGCGAGGGTTATGCGATCCGCACCGAGCACTACCACCACTTCTATCCGGCCTCGGAGCTGCTCAACAAGCGCCTGGTGCCGATCATCGCCGAGGTCCATGCGCGTTCGCTGGAAGAGTTCGGCGACCTGATCCGCCACACCGGCGAGGAGTTCGCCCTGGTCCTGGAAGGCACGGTCGAACTGCACAGCGAGCTGTATGCGCCGGCGCGCCTGGACGTCGGCGATTCGATCTATTTCGACAGCGCGATGGGCCATGCCTACATCGCCGCGTCGGCGAGTCCGTGCCGCGTGCTCGCAGTGTGTTCGGGCAACGAAGCGCATCTGCGCGAAGCGCTGTCGCGCAAGATCGCGTCCGAGCCGATCCGCGTGTCCGCTGCGCGGCCGCCGAAAACCCGGCGCAGCGCCAGCCTCTGA
- a CDS encoding YdcF family protein, whose product MSNRLGHRLSLLGDRDVLHVAVVASAACVLSAGLVYVGYFVHVLRVARNAPCQPERGECVLLFGKHAPGGRLDQDFEARLDRAVSLWRERPPRNVVLLGGGAANEPSEAELARHGLLARGFASDAPMQLESESRDTLQNLRNARAMLGEGMRSRVTLLSSRYHLARCALFARQLGYDWELCAAEPRLSLSPRMMWRLAGEAAYVCMSDIGARWARLTGNRRMLARVS is encoded by the coding sequence ATGTCCAATCGCCTCGGCCACCGCCTGTCCCTGTTGGGCGATCGCGACGTCTTGCACGTCGCCGTGGTGGCCTCGGCCGCGTGCGTGCTCAGCGCCGGGCTGGTCTATGTCGGTTATTTCGTGCACGTGCTGCGGGTCGCGCGCAATGCGCCTTGCCAGCCCGAGCGCGGCGAATGTGTGTTGTTGTTCGGCAAGCATGCGCCGGGCGGGCGCCTGGACCAGGACTTCGAGGCGCGCCTGGATCGCGCGGTCTCGCTGTGGCGCGAGCGTCCGCCGCGCAACGTGGTGCTGCTCGGCGGCGGCGCCGCCAACGAACCCAGCGAAGCCGAGCTCGCTCGCCACGGCCTGCTCGCGCGCGGCTTCGCTTCGGATGCGCCGATGCAACTGGAATCGGAATCGCGCGACACCTTGCAGAACCTGCGCAATGCCCGGGCGATGCTCGGCGAGGGCATGCGCTCGCGCGTCACCCTGCTGAGCAGCCGCTACCACCTCGCGCGTTGCGCCTTGTTCGCGCGCCAGCTCGGTTACGACTGGGAGCTGTGCGCAGCCGAGCCGCGCCTGAGCCTGAGCCCGCGCATGATGTGGCGCCTGGCCGGCGAAGCGGCCTATGTGTGCATGAGCGACATCGGCGCGCGCTGGGCGCGGCTGACCGGCAATCGGCGCATGCTCGCGCGCGTCAGCTGA
- a CDS encoding beta-ketoacyl-[acyl-carrier-protein] synthase family protein: MPPLAIRAYTATTALGRGLDAQASALRERRSGLRRNDLTPLAAGEAPLDCWIGRVDGLEGAALPAELSQWESRNNRLAWLSLQHDGVREALAAVVARHGAERVAVIVGTSTSSIGATEEAYSRLRNDGREFPEDLARPTLHTPHSLGAFVADATGLRGPCVTVATACSSSAKVFAQAARLIAAGLADAALVGGVDTLCGSVLFGFNSLQLVSNAPCRPFDAERIGLSLGEAGGYAVLERLDDGERAALELRGYGESSDAHHMSSPHPEGLGARLAMGDAMTRAGIDAAEVGYLNLHGTATPANDKIEALAIAALFPDTLHASSTKGWTGHTLGAAGIVESAFALLALEREHLPGTLNSVVPDPANGPQIRFDSADTRIRYAMNNSFGFGGNNCSLVFARP; the protein is encoded by the coding sequence ATGCCGCCGCTGGCGATCCGCGCCTACACCGCGACCACCGCGCTCGGCCGCGGCCTGGACGCCCAGGCGAGCGCCTTGCGCGAACGGCGCAGCGGCCTGCGGCGCAACGATCTCACCCCGCTCGCCGCCGGCGAGGCGCCGCTGGACTGCTGGATCGGCCGCGTCGACGGTCTCGAGGGTGCCGCCCTGCCGGCCGAACTGAGCCAGTGGGAATCACGCAACAACCGCCTGGCCTGGCTGAGCCTGCAGCACGACGGCGTGCGCGAGGCGCTGGCCGCGGTGGTCGCGCGCCATGGCGCCGAACGGGTCGCGGTGATCGTCGGCACCTCGACCTCGAGCATCGGCGCGACCGAAGAGGCGTATAGCCGCCTGCGCAACGACGGCCGCGAATTCCCCGAGGATCTGGCCCGGCCGACGCTGCATACCCCGCACTCGCTCGGCGCCTTCGTCGCCGATGCGACCGGCCTGCGCGGCCCCTGCGTGACCGTCGCCACCGCTTGTTCCTCAAGCGCCAAGGTCTTCGCCCAGGCCGCGCGCCTGATCGCCGCGGGGCTCGCCGACGCGGCCCTGGTCGGTGGCGTCGACACCCTGTGCGGCAGCGTGCTGTTCGGCTTCAACTCGCTGCAGTTGGTGTCCAACGCACCCTGCCGCCCCTTTGATGCCGAGCGGATCGGGCTCTCGCTCGGCGAGGCCGGCGGTTACGCCGTGCTCGAACGCCTCGACGATGGCGAGCGCGCGGCGCTGGAACTACGCGGCTACGGCGAATCCAGCGACGCCCACCACATGTCCTCGCCGCATCCCGAAGGCCTGGGCGCGCGCCTGGCGATGGGCGATGCGATGACCCGCGCCGGCATCGACGCGGCCGAGGTCGGCTATCTGAACCTGCACGGCACCGCGACCCCGGCCAACGACAAGATCGAGGCGCTGGCGATCGCCGCGCTGTTCCCCGACACCTTGCACGCCTCCTCGACCAAGGGCTGGACCGGACATACGCTCGGCGCCGCCGGCATCGTCGAGTCGGCCTTCGCCCTGCTCGCACTCGAACGCGAGCATCTGCCGGGCACGCTCAACAGCGTCGTGCCCGACCCGGCCAACGGCCCGCAGATCCGCTTCGATTCGGCCGACACCCGGATCCGCTACGCCATGAACAACTCCTTCGGCTTCGGCGGCAACAACTGCTCGCTGGTGTTCGCGCGCCCATGA
- a CDS encoding beta-ketoacyl synthase chain length factor — MLSAVIESVGYWSRGLPSWEAACAFAVHDDLVADAPARPSPQLLAPNERRRAPETVAVALEVALAACQAAGRDPASLPSVFVSCHGDMAITDYMCATLASEPRTISPTRFHNSVHNAAAGYWTIGAGAMQPATALSALDASFAQGLIEALAQIAAGDEAVLLVGYDGAATGPLQTMWDSRGLLGTALVLARAPADGRARGPVLRAWLGDDPPSPLDGKLSRRETGNASAAMLPLFDALASGHDRLALPAGGGRTLRVELAHD; from the coding sequence GTGCTCAGCGCCGTCATCGAAAGCGTGGGCTATTGGAGCCGCGGCCTGCCTTCGTGGGAGGCCGCTTGCGCCTTCGCCGTGCACGACGACCTCGTCGCCGACGCGCCTGCGCGGCCGTCGCCGCAGTTGCTGGCGCCGAACGAACGCCGACGCGCACCGGAAACGGTCGCGGTGGCGCTCGAAGTCGCGCTCGCCGCCTGCCAGGCTGCCGGTCGCGATCCGGCCAGCCTGCCGTCGGTGTTCGTGTCCTGCCATGGCGACATGGCGATCACCGACTACATGTGCGCGACCTTGGCGAGCGAGCCGCGCACGATCTCGCCGACCCGCTTCCACAATTCGGTGCACAACGCCGCCGCCGGTTACTGGACCATCGGCGCCGGCGCAATGCAGCCGGCGACCGCGCTGAGCGCGCTCGACGCCAGCTTCGCCCAGGGCCTGATCGAAGCCCTGGCCCAGATCGCCGCCGGCGACGAGGCGGTGCTGCTGGTCGGCTACGACGGTGCCGCGACCGGCCCGCTGCAGACGATGTGGGACAGTCGCGGCCTGCTCGGCACGGCGCTGGTGCTCGCGCGCGCACCGGCGGACGGCCGCGCGCGCGGACCCGTGCTGCGCGCCTGGCTCGGCGACGATCCGCCGTCGCCGCTCGACGGCAAGCTGTCTCGCCGCGAAACCGGCAATGCCAGCGCCGCGATGCTGCCCTTGTTCGACGCCTTGGCCTCGGGCCATGATCGCCTCGCACTGCCGGCCGGTGGCGGCCGAACCCTGCGGGTGGAGCTCGCCCATGACTGA
- a CDS encoding glycosyltransferase family 2 protein, giving the protein MTERPVSPGRDGQTPGTATPHRTRPVRLDRDNVAVVIPALNEALRIRGVVEGALAQCAHVIVIDDGSDDGTAERIADLPVTLLRHAQRQGKGASLRDGFAEALRRGFLAVLTMDGDGQHAAEDIPRLIDSANRHPDHIVIGARLRKRASQPTYRRLANNFGDWGVAWGTGYQIADSQSGQRLYPAAVIALGDVPGEDFVYEAQILMSAAQQLGTRCVSVPIESRYQNEDSQEEFRASHFKPLRDFTRITSHIVGQCLRRGGIPAVYRSIRANPPLIDDPSGEFSGEAATKAQTHTR; this is encoded by the coding sequence ATGACTGAAAGACCCGTTTCGCCAGGACGCGACGGCCAGACGCCAGGTACGGCGACACCGCACAGGACCCGTCCGGTGCGACTGGATCGCGATAACGTCGCGGTCGTCATTCCGGCGCTCAACGAAGCCCTGCGCATCCGCGGCGTGGTCGAAGGCGCGCTGGCCCAGTGCGCGCACGTGATCGTCATCGACGACGGCTCCGACGACGGCACCGCCGAACGCATCGCCGACCTGCCGGTGACCCTGCTGCGCCATGCGCAACGCCAGGGCAAGGGCGCGAGCCTGCGCGACGGCTTCGCCGAGGCCCTGCGCCGCGGCTTCCTCGCCGTGCTGACCATGGACGGCGACGGCCAACACGCCGCCGAAGACATTCCGCGCCTGATCGACAGCGCCAATCGTCATCCCGACCACATCGTGATCGGCGCGCGCCTGCGCAAGCGTGCCTCGCAGCCGACCTACCGGCGCCTGGCCAATAACTTCGGCGACTGGGGCGTGGCCTGGGGCACCGGCTACCAGATCGCCGACAGCCAGAGCGGCCAGCGTCTGTACCCGGCCGCGGTGATCGCCCTGGGCGACGTGCCCGGCGAAGACTTCGTGTACGAGGCGCAGATATTGATGTCGGCGGCGCAGCAGCTGGGCACCCGCTGCGTCTCGGTGCCGATCGAATCGCGTTACCAGAACGAGGATTCGCAGGAAGAATTCCGCGCCAGCCACTTCAAGCCGTTGCGCGATTTCACCCGCATCACCAGCCACATCGTCGGCCAATGCCTGCGCCGCGGCGGCATCCCCGCGGTCTATCGCAGCATCCGCGCCAACCCGCCGTTGATCGACGACCCGAGCGGCGAGTTTTCCGGCGAGGCCGCCACCAAGGCACAGACCCATACGCGTTGA